Proteins encoded by one window of Luteimonas yindakuii:
- a CDS encoding pseudouridine synthase codes for MHRGARPTRDGIPASRFQLPPGPWTTVLDALCARFPQVGRETWLDRFARGRVLDAQGRPLDARGAFRAGAEIFYFREVADEPRVPFVETVLHADAHLVVVDKPHFLPVTPTGAYVRETLLTRLVQRFDNPALVPLHRIDRDTAGLVLFSADPGSRAAYQALFRERLIRKEYRALAPPLPQLRFPHLHRSRLERAEPFFLMREVAGAPNSETVIDVQARDADAWCYRLMPITGRKHQLRVHMAALGVPILNDPFYPRLREPLEDDHARPLQLFAEALEFDDPLTGERRRFSRGQGVAGDAPRSVP; via the coding sequence ATGCATCGTGGGGCTCGACCTACCCGCGACGGCATCCCCGCCAGCCGCTTCCAGCTGCCACCGGGACCGTGGACAACGGTGCTCGATGCGCTGTGCGCACGGTTCCCGCAGGTGGGGCGCGAGACCTGGCTGGACCGCTTCGCCCGCGGGCGCGTGCTCGATGCCCAGGGGCGCCCGCTCGACGCCCGTGGCGCATTCCGAGCCGGCGCCGAGATCTTCTACTTCCGCGAGGTGGCCGACGAGCCGCGGGTCCCCTTCGTCGAGACCGTGCTGCATGCCGACGCGCATCTCGTGGTGGTCGACAAGCCGCATTTCCTGCCGGTCACGCCGACGGGCGCGTACGTGCGCGAGACCCTGCTCACCCGGCTGGTGCAGCGCTTCGACAATCCCGCGCTCGTGCCCCTGCATCGCATCGACCGCGACACCGCGGGGCTGGTGCTGTTCTCGGCCGACCCGGGCAGTCGGGCCGCCTACCAGGCGTTGTTCCGGGAGCGCCTGATCCGCAAGGAGTACCGCGCGCTCGCGCCGCCACTGCCGCAGTTGCGGTTTCCCCATCTGCATCGCAGCCGCCTCGAGCGCGCCGAGCCGTTCTTCCTGATGCGCGAAGTGGCCGGGGCGCCCAACAGCGAGACGGTGATCGATGTGCAGGCCCGCGATGCCGATGCCTGGTGCTATCGGCTGATGCCCATCACCGGGCGCAAGCACCAGCTGCGCGTGCACATGGCTGCGCTGGGCGTGCCGATCCTCAACGACCCGTTTTATCCACGACTGCGCGAGCCGCTGGAGGACGACCATGCGCGCCCGTTGCAGCTGTTTGCCGAGGCGCTGGAGTTCGACGATCCGCTGACCGGCGAACGCAGGCGGTTCTCGCGTGGGCAGGGCGTCGCTGGCGATGCGCCCCGGTCCGTGCCCTGA
- a CDS encoding DUF938 domain-containing protein: protein MDSITPKPHAPACERNREPILGVLREYFADRKHVLEIGSGTGQHAVHFAQAMPWLAWQASDVAPNLPGIQAWLDEAGLANTPPPLVLDVLQSPWPAIGADAVFTANSLHIMGMDGVEAFFHGVGRTLSAAAGGTLVAYGPFNYGGSWTSDSNRDFDGWLKARDPRSGIRDFEACDMLASRAGLRFVADVAMPANNRCLVWRRGPG from the coding sequence ATGGATTCCATCACCCCCAAGCCGCATGCGCCGGCCTGCGAGCGCAACCGCGAACCGATCCTCGGTGTCCTGCGCGAATACTTTGCCGATCGCAAGCATGTGCTGGAGATCGGCAGCGGCACCGGCCAGCACGCGGTGCACTTCGCGCAGGCGATGCCGTGGCTGGCCTGGCAGGCCTCGGACGTCGCACCGAACCTGCCCGGTATCCAGGCCTGGCTCGATGAGGCCGGGCTCGCCAATACGCCACCGCCGTTGGTGCTGGACGTGCTGCAGTCGCCCTGGCCCGCGATCGGGGCCGACGCGGTGTTCACCGCCAATTCGCTGCACATCATGGGCATGGATGGGGTGGAGGCGTTCTTCCACGGCGTCGGGCGCACGCTGTCCGCAGCCGCCGGCGGCACGCTGGTGGCCTACGGCCCGTTCAATTACGGCGGCAGCTGGACCAGCGACAGCAACCGCGATTTCGATGGCTGGCTGAAGGCGCGTGATCCGCGTTCGGGCATCCGGGATTTCGAGGCCTGCGACATGCTGGCCAGCCGCGCGGGGCTCCGGTTCGTTGCCGACGTGGCGATGCCCGCCAACAACCGCTGCCTGGTATGGAGGCGCGGACCGGGTTGA
- a CDS encoding TonB-dependent receptor plug domain-containing protein has protein sequence MTHLNPGRLPARHSLSVGVRLALAAAMLSAAGIASAQSQTRAPQPEEQRTTTLGTVSVLGSRTSPRSETTSAVPIDIIEGEQFHNQPSVDVLDKLRTLIPSFNVSTVPIDDAATLVRPANLRGLPPDSTLVLVNGKRRHRAAVITFLGHGLSDGSQGPDISVFPSLALEQVEVLRDGAAAQYGSDAIAGVINFGLKRLEAGGTVEAFGGQFYDGDGFTQQYSAQVGLPLTANGFATLTAEWRTADPTSRSVQRDDAAAAAAAGYPGVANPVQVWGSPETDHDLKFVANTGLSTEVADFYLFGNYARREVIGGFYYRDPTSRAGVYTNDGGETLLIGSLDGGACPTVALRDADGNLIPYATVGAQVAALPDNCFTFLESLPGGFTPNFGGEMEDRAVTAGAKGMWAGSWSWDFSLSWGRNDVDFFLLNTVNASQGPEQPSGLRFNPGGNVQTERNVNFDVGHDIENGFTDGPIRLAMGAEWREEEFEIKAGDPASFGIGPLTQQGFSIGSNGFPGFNPRIAGTFSRDNWALYVDAEARLTPQFLLAAAVRHEDYSDFGGTTNWKLTGRYDFTEAFALRGAINTGFRAPTPGQANVSQVTSAFIDGELRDTATLPPTNPVAAFYGGEPLTPEESKSASLGLVWVGEGWQTTLDAYRIEVTDRIARSTDFTLTDADRAALVAAGIGEAATLSRVGFFVNDFDTTTTGVDLVTSLNTAHFGGATTYSLAANWNRTEVDSYTPGIISEARVKKLEESLPRTKGYFSLNHQREVFNANLRVNYFSSFYEDHLDSDVILAEEGGLPIYGGSAVTVDAEVGWKFESGLYVNVGAQNLFDKVPDENPWGGVAGARYPVHAPYGFNGGFYYARVGYRF, from the coding sequence ATGACGCACCTGAATCCCGGGCGCCTGCCGGCGCGCCATTCCCTGTCCGTCGGTGTCCGGCTCGCGCTGGCCGCCGCGATGCTCTCGGCGGCCGGCATCGCCAGCGCCCAGTCGCAGACCCGGGCGCCGCAGCCGGAAGAACAGCGGACCACCACGCTCGGTACGGTCTCGGTGCTCGGCTCGCGCACCAGCCCGCGGTCGGAAACGACATCGGCGGTGCCGATCGACATCATCGAAGGCGAGCAGTTCCACAACCAGCCCTCGGTCGACGTGCTCGACAAGCTGCGCACGCTGATTCCGTCGTTCAACGTCAGCACCGTGCCGATCGACGACGCCGCCACCCTGGTGCGCCCGGCCAACCTGCGCGGACTGCCGCCGGACAGCACCCTGGTGCTGGTCAATGGCAAGCGCCGCCACCGCGCGGCAGTCATCACCTTCCTCGGCCACGGCCTGTCCGATGGCTCGCAGGGCCCGGACATCTCGGTGTTCCCTTCGCTGGCGCTGGAACAGGTGGAAGTGCTGCGTGACGGCGCGGCCGCGCAGTACGGCTCGGACGCCATTGCCGGCGTCATCAATTTCGGGCTCAAGCGTCTGGAGGCCGGCGGCACCGTGGAAGCCTTCGGCGGCCAGTTCTACGACGGCGACGGTTTCACCCAGCAGTACTCGGCGCAGGTGGGCCTGCCGCTGACCGCGAACGGCTTCGCCACCCTCACCGCGGAGTGGCGCACCGCCGACCCGACCTCGCGTAGCGTGCAGCGCGACGATGCGGCCGCCGCCGCCGCCGCGGGTTACCCGGGCGTCGCCAACCCGGTGCAGGTGTGGGGTTCGCCCGAGACCGACCACGACCTGAAGTTCGTCGCCAACACGGGGCTGTCGACCGAAGTCGCGGACTTCTACCTGTTCGGCAACTACGCCCGGCGCGAAGTGATCGGCGGGTTCTACTACCGCGATCCCACCTCGCGCGCCGGCGTCTACACCAACGACGGCGGCGAGACCTTGCTGATCGGCTCGCTCGACGGCGGCGCCTGCCCGACGGTCGCGTTGCGCGATGCCGACGGCAACCTGATCCCGTATGCGACGGTTGGCGCGCAGGTCGCGGCGCTGCCGGACAACTGCTTCACCTTCCTCGAAAGCCTGCCGGGCGGCTTCACCCCGAACTTCGGCGGCGAGATGGAGGACCGCGCCGTCACCGCGGGCGCCAAAGGCATGTGGGCCGGCAGCTGGAGCTGGGACTTCAGCCTCTCCTGGGGTCGCAACGACGTCGACTTCTTCCTGCTCAACACGGTCAACGCATCGCAGGGTCCGGAGCAACCGTCCGGCCTGCGCTTCAACCCCGGCGGCAACGTGCAGACCGAGCGCAACGTCAACTTCGACGTCGGCCACGACATCGAGAACGGCTTCACCGACGGGCCGATCCGGCTGGCCATGGGTGCGGAGTGGCGCGAGGAGGAGTTCGAGATCAAGGCCGGCGATCCGGCGTCGTTCGGGATCGGCCCGCTCACCCAGCAGGGCTTCAGCATCGGATCGAATGGCTTTCCCGGGTTCAACCCGCGGATCGCGGGCACCTTCAGCCGCGACAACTGGGCGCTGTATGTCGACGCCGAAGCGCGCCTGACCCCGCAGTTCCTGCTGGCGGCGGCGGTCCGTCACGAGGACTACAGCGACTTCGGCGGGACCACCAACTGGAAGCTGACGGGCCGTTACGACTTCACCGAGGCGTTCGCCCTGCGTGGCGCCATCAACACCGGCTTCCGCGCGCCCACCCCGGGGCAGGCCAACGTCAGCCAGGTCACCAGCGCGTTCATCGATGGCGAATTGCGCGACACCGCCACCCTGCCGCCCACCAACCCGGTCGCTGCGTTCTACGGTGGCGAGCCGCTGACCCCGGAGGAATCGAAGAGCGCCTCGCTGGGCCTGGTCTGGGTGGGCGAAGGCTGGCAGACGACGCTCGACGCCTACCGCATCGAGGTCACCGACCGCATCGCGCGCAGTACCGACTTCACCCTGACCGATGCCGACCGCGCGGCGCTGGTGGCCGCGGGCATCGGCGAGGCGGCGACGCTCAGCCGCGTGGGCTTCTTCGTCAACGACTTCGACACCACCACCACCGGCGTCGACCTGGTGACCAGCCTCAACACCGCGCACTTCGGCGGCGCGACCACGTACTCGCTGGCGGCCAACTGGAACCGCACCGAAGTCGACAGCTATACGCCGGGCATCATTTCCGAAGCGCGGGTGAAGAAGCTGGAGGAGTCGCTGCCGCGCACCAAGGGTTACTTCAGCCTCAACCACCAGCGCGAGGTCTTCAATGCCAACCTGCGGGTGAACTATTTCAGCTCGTTCTACGAGGACCATCTCGACAGCGACGTGATCCTCGCCGAGGAGGGCGGCCTGCCGATTTATGGCGGCAGCGCCGTGACCGTGGATGCCGAGGTCGGCTGGAAGTTCGAGTCCGGCCTGTACGTCAACGTCGGCGCGCAGAACCTGTTCGACAAGGTGCCGGACGAGAACCCGTGGGGCGGTGTTGCCGGTGCACGCTATCCCGTGCACGCGCCGTACGGTTTCAATGGCGGCTTCTACTACGCGCGGGTGGGTTACCGGTTCTGA
- a CDS encoding DUF1456 family protein, producing the protein MITNDVLRSIRYMLDLSDQKLVDLARLADPGFAIEKDDVRAMLLKEDEPGHLPCSDEVLAHVLDGLIVHLRGREEGRAPRPVEKRISNNVVLKKLRVAFELTDIDMHSIFADAGFPVTKPELSALFRQAGHRNFRPCGDQLLRNFLKGLTLRVRGG; encoded by the coding sequence ATGATCACCAACGACGTCCTGCGCAGCATCCGTTACATGCTCGACCTGAGCGACCAGAAGCTGGTCGATCTCGCGCGCCTCGCCGATCCCGGGTTCGCCATCGAAAAGGACGACGTGCGTGCCATGTTGCTCAAGGAGGACGAGCCGGGGCACCTCCCCTGCAGCGACGAGGTGCTGGCGCATGTCCTCGACGGATTGATCGTGCATCTGCGCGGGCGCGAGGAGGGCAGGGCGCCGCGTCCGGTGGAAAAGCGCATCAGCAACAACGTGGTGCTGAAGAAGCTGCGGGTGGCGTTCGAGCTGACCGACATCGACATGCACAGCATCTTTGCCGATGCGGGGTTCCCGGTGACCAAGCCGGAACTGTCGGCGCTGTTCCGCCAGGCCGGACACCGCAACTTCCGTCCCTGCGGGGACCAGCTGCTGCGCAACTTCCTCAAGGGGCTGACGCTGCGCGTGCGCGGCGGCTAG
- a CDS encoding pyridoxamine 5'-phosphate oxidase family protein, producing MTTDTRELEKKFWKALDKDRTVMLGASGVDPRPMTAMAEDQRAPLWFFTSIDTELAQSLEGGGGGYAAQATFAAKDHDLFATITGQVRIDNDRAVIERLWNPFVAAWYEDGKDDPKLRLLRMDAADAHVWLNENSLMAGVKMLFGVDPKKDYDDKVGDVPLR from the coding sequence ATGACCACCGACACCCGTGAGCTCGAGAAGAAGTTCTGGAAGGCCCTGGACAAGGACCGCACAGTGATGCTGGGTGCTTCGGGCGTCGATCCGCGTCCGATGACGGCGATGGCCGAGGACCAGCGCGCGCCGCTGTGGTTCTTCACCTCCATCGACACCGAACTCGCGCAGTCCCTCGAAGGCGGTGGCGGGGGCTACGCCGCACAGGCCACGTTCGCGGCGAAGGACCACGACCTGTTCGCGACCATCACCGGCCAGGTGCGCATCGACAACGACCGCGCGGTGATCGAGCGGCTGTGGAACCCCTTCGTGGCCGCCTGGTACGAGGATGGCAAGGACGATCCGAAGCTGCGCTTGCTGCGCATGGACGCCGCCGACGCGCATGTGTGGCTCAACGAGAACAGCCTGATGGCGGGCGTCAAGATGCTGTTCGGGGTGGACCCGAAGAAGGACTACGACGACAAGGTCGGCGACGTCCCGCTGCGTTGA
- the rlmF gene encoding 23S rRNA (adenine(1618)-N(6))-methyltransferase RlmF produces MTPTPRRDTRPAGANSTGAGAATRPALHPRNRHQGRYDFARLLAARPALSAYMLTTPRGDTSIDFGNPMAVRELNRAILHSDYGIAHWDLPDGALCPPIPGRADYLHGLADLLAVDPGDGTIPRGMSVRALDVGVGASCIYPLLGHAEYGWRFTGTDIDATSLQVAAAIVHSNRLDKAITLRQQPRRGNVFRGVVADDDRYDVTLCNPPFHASATEAAQANQRKRRQLGGAGAPATASALNFGGHAHELWYEGGEAEFLRRMVRESVGFGAQVLWFSSLVAKSAHLPGVRRQLREAGALEVREVAMAQGSKQSRFVAWSFMDSAAREAWRATRR; encoded by the coding sequence ATGACGCCAACGCCTCGCCGCGACACACGCCCGGCCGGAGCAAACTCGACCGGAGCAGGCGCAGCCACCCGCCCCGCACTGCATCCGCGCAACCGGCACCAGGGCCGTTACGACTTCGCACGGTTGCTGGCGGCACGTCCCGCCCTGTCGGCGTATATGCTGACGACGCCGCGCGGCGACACCAGCATCGACTTCGGCAACCCGATGGCCGTGCGCGAGCTCAACCGCGCGATCCTCCACAGCGATTACGGCATCGCGCACTGGGACCTTCCGGACGGCGCGCTGTGCCCACCGATCCCGGGCCGCGCGGACTACCTGCACGGGTTGGCCGACCTGCTGGCGGTGGATCCGGGCGATGGCACGATCCCGCGCGGCATGTCGGTCCGCGCGCTCGATGTGGGCGTCGGCGCCAGTTGCATCTACCCCTTGCTGGGCCACGCCGAGTACGGCTGGCGCTTCACCGGTACAGACATCGATGCGACCTCGCTGCAGGTGGCCGCGGCGATCGTCCATTCCAACCGGCTCGACAAGGCGATCACGCTGCGGCAGCAGCCGCGTCGCGGCAACGTCTTCCGCGGTGTGGTCGCCGACGACGACCGCTACGACGTCACGCTGTGCAACCCGCCCTTCCACGCCTCCGCCACGGAGGCCGCGCAGGCCAACCAGCGCAAGCGGCGCCAGCTCGGCGGCGCCGGCGCGCCTGCCACCGCGTCGGCGCTCAACTTCGGCGGGCACGCGCACGAGCTGTGGTACGAGGGCGGCGAGGCGGAATTCCTGCGCCGAATGGTGCGCGAAAGCGTCGGCTTCGGTGCGCAGGTGCTGTGGTTCAGCAGCCTGGTCGCGAAGTCCGCGCATCTTCCCGGCGTGCGCAGGCAGCTGCGCGAGGCAGGCGCGCTGGAGGTACGCGAAGTGGCCATGGCGCAGGGCAGCAAGCAGAGCCGCTTCGTCGCCTGGAGCTTCATGGACTCCGCGGCCCGCGAGGCATGGCGCGCCACGCGCAGATAG
- a CDS encoding PA4780 family RIO1-like protein kinase, whose translation MKTPASLLTLIEEGVIDEVMRPLKSGKEAAVYVVRSGDDVRCAKVYKDMAQRSFQKRVQYQEGRKSRGSRETRAVATGSRYGRRQQEAEWKNAEVDALYQLREAGVRVPEPHGFFHGVLVMELVTDAAGFSAPRLGEVELTAEQAREFHRVLVRQVVRMLCCGLIHGDLSAYNVLVGPDGPVVIDFPQVVSAAGNNAARTMLLRDVNNLTATLGRWAPELLDTWYGEEMWALFEAGALQPDTELTGQFTFDESTIDLDSVRDAINDARELALIRQQGREAADED comes from the coding sequence GTGAAAACTCCTGCAAGCCTGCTGACGCTGATCGAAGAAGGCGTCATCGATGAAGTGATGCGTCCGCTCAAGAGCGGCAAGGAAGCCGCGGTGTACGTCGTGCGCTCCGGCGACGACGTGCGTTGCGCAAAGGTCTACAAGGACATGGCACAGCGCAGTTTCCAGAAGCGCGTGCAGTACCAGGAAGGCCGCAAGTCGCGCGGCAGCCGCGAGACGCGCGCTGTCGCCACCGGCAGCCGCTACGGCCGCCGGCAGCAGGAGGCCGAATGGAAGAACGCCGAGGTCGATGCGCTGTACCAGCTGCGCGAGGCCGGGGTGCGCGTGCCGGAGCCGCATGGCTTCTTCCACGGCGTGCTGGTCATGGAACTCGTGACCGACGCCGCCGGCTTCTCCGCCCCGCGCCTGGGCGAGGTGGAGCTCACCGCCGAACAGGCCCGCGAGTTCCACCGCGTGCTGGTGCGCCAGGTGGTGCGGATGCTGTGCTGCGGCCTGATCCACGGCGACCTGTCGGCCTACAACGTGCTGGTGGGCCCGGATGGCCCGGTGGTGATCGACTTCCCGCAGGTGGTCAGCGCCGCCGGCAACAACGCCGCGCGCACCATGCTGCTGCGCGACGTCAACAACCTCACCGCCACCCTCGGCCGCTGGGCACCGGAACTGCTCGACACCTGGTACGGCGAGGAGATGTGGGCGCTGTTCGAGGCCGGTGCGCTTCAGCCCGACACCGAGCTCACCGGGCAGTTCACCTTCGATGAAAGCACCATCGACCTCGACAGCGTGCGTGATGCCATCAACGACGCGCGCGAGCTGGCGCTGATCCGCCAGCAGGGTCGCGAGGCGGCGGACGAGGATTGA
- a CDS encoding DNA methylase, translating into MRRQLLPRDLGFELHRGDELSLFKWFLASFLFGNRISQSIAAETWRVIVETHGCDTPRKLCALSHRELVRMLGDGGYRRYDESTAERLSLLCRTLIAQYDGRILGIAEAADDRADFERRLLAFKGVGPVTLGIFMREAGPALFDHQ; encoded by the coding sequence ATGCGTCGCCAGCTGCTGCCACGCGACCTCGGCTTCGAGCTGCATCGGGGCGACGAGTTGTCGCTATTCAAGTGGTTCCTGGCCAGCTTCCTGTTCGGCAACCGCATCTCGCAGTCGATCGCCGCCGAAACCTGGCGGGTGATCGTGGAAACCCACGGTTGCGACACGCCGCGCAAGCTGTGCGCCCTGAGCCACCGTGAGCTGGTGCGGATGCTGGGCGACGGCGGCTACAGGCGTTACGACGAATCCACGGCGGAGCGGTTGTCCTTGTTGTGCCGCACGCTGATCGCGCAGTACGACGGTCGGATCCTCGGCATTGCCGAAGCAGCGGACGACCGCGCGGACTTCGAGCGCCGGTTGCTTGCATTCAAGGGCGTGGGGCCGGTGACGCTGGGCATCTTCATGCGCGAGGCCGGGCCGGCGTTGTTCGACCACCAGTGA
- the gntA gene encoding guanitoxin biosynthesis heme-dependent pre-guanitoxin N-hydroxylase GntA, translated as MAVPRPADGAGEITSRFLEFVGDPDFPCVGSKAALARNAIEPYEFGRLGDRRNDAQLLADLAGFARRVDAMDPADTTIRSFVALFDGPQDTDEPRFEAMLWSQLQRLHDLDARRGTPWAADVSCDPHDPRFSLSLAGHPFFVIGLHPGASRLARRFAWPALVFNSHRQFERLRADGRYAKMQAATRARDIALQGSINPNLADFGTATETRQYSGRAVDEGWTCPFRVRSVNDRG; from the coding sequence GTGGCAGTTCCCCGCCCGGCTGACGGAGCGGGGGAGATCACCAGCCGTTTCCTAGAATTCGTCGGCGACCCGGACTTCCCCTGTGTCGGTTCCAAGGCGGCGTTGGCCCGCAATGCGATCGAACCGTACGAGTTCGGGCGCTTGGGCGATCGCAGGAACGACGCGCAGTTGCTCGCCGATCTGGCCGGCTTCGCCCGCCGCGTCGACGCCATGGACCCCGCGGATACCACTATCCGTTCGTTCGTCGCGCTGTTCGACGGCCCACAGGACACCGACGAGCCCCGTTTCGAGGCGATGCTGTGGTCACAGTTGCAGCGCCTGCATGACCTTGACGCGCGTCGCGGTACGCCGTGGGCGGCCGACGTGAGCTGTGATCCGCACGATCCACGCTTCAGCCTGAGCCTGGCCGGGCATCCGTTCTTCGTCATCGGCCTGCACCCCGGTGCATCGAGGCTGGCACGCCGGTTTGCGTGGCCGGCGCTGGTGTTCAACTCGCATCGCCAGTTCGAGCGCCTGCGCGCGGACGGGCGTTACGCCAAGATGCAGGCGGCGACGCGTGCACGCGATATCGCCCTGCAGGGTTCGATCAATCCGAACCTCGCCGATTTCGGCACCGCGACGGAGACCCGGCAGTACAGCGGGCGCGCGGTGGATGAGGGTTGGACCTGTCCCTTCCGCGTACGCAGCGTCAATGACCGGGGTTGA
- a CDS encoding DUF1989 domain-containing protein, protein MNVAVERIPPCSGRAVELETGDELIVIDPMGQQVSDLTAFARDDTAEYLSSGRSIDYASKLWLSTGDVLYSNRSRPMFTIVEDTCGRHDFTLTPCSKRMFELIYGETEGRPGCEGNLASALAPYGIGTDRIPIAFNIFMNVAFDAITGAVAVLPPLSRAGDSIRLRAEMPMVVAMTACSAGQSNNFSYKPIDFGIRRARA, encoded by the coding sequence ATGAACGTTGCCGTGGAACGCATCCCCCCGTGTTCCGGCCGCGCCGTTGAACTCGAGACCGGCGACGAGCTGATCGTGATCGACCCGATGGGGCAGCAGGTCAGCGACCTGACCGCATTCGCGCGCGACGACACGGCCGAATACCTGTCGTCCGGCCGGTCCATCGATTACGCATCGAAGCTCTGGCTCAGCACGGGCGACGTGCTGTATTCCAACCGCAGCCGTCCGATGTTCACCATCGTGGAAGACACCTGCGGCCGCCACGACTTCACCCTGACGCCGTGCTCGAAGCGGATGTTCGAGCTCATCTACGGCGAAACCGAAGGACGGCCCGGCTGCGAGGGCAACCTGGCCTCCGCGCTCGCACCCTATGGCATCGGTACCGACCGTATCCCGATCGCCTTCAACATCTTCATGAACGTCGCCTTCGACGCCATCACGGGCGCCGTGGCCGTGCTGCCGCCGTTGAGCCGTGCCGGCGATTCCATCCGGCTGCGCGCGGAAATGCCGATGGTGGTGGCGATGACCGCATGTTCCGCCGGGCAGTCCAACAACTTCAGTTACAAGCCGATCGACTTCGGCATCCGGCGCGCGCGGGCATAG
- a CDS encoding YajD family HNH nuclease, with protein sequence MATPPRPPDNDRLDRIVAQARRDADQRAKGYRERALGMYPWVCGRCAREFDRSNLSELTVHHRNHNHDDNPPDGSNWELLCLYCHDNEHSRYGDHTGVAAGRAEDAVATATSQPFAALAALLKRDG encoded by the coding sequence ATGGCCACTCCACCGCGACCACCCGACAACGACCGCCTCGACCGCATCGTCGCCCAGGCACGTCGCGACGCCGACCAGCGCGCCAAGGGCTATCGCGAACGCGCGCTCGGCATGTACCCCTGGGTCTGCGGCCGCTGCGCGCGCGAATTCGACCGCAGCAACCTGTCGGAACTCACCGTCCACCACCGCAACCACAACCACGACGACAATCCGCCCGACGGCAGCAACTGGGAACTGCTGTGCCTGTACTGCCACGACAACGAACACTCGCGTTACGGCGACCACACCGGTGTCGCCGCCGGCAGGGCCGAAGACGCCGTGGCCACCGCCACCAGCCAGCCCTTCGCCGCCCTGGCCGCCCTGCTCAAGCGCGACGGCTGA
- a CDS encoding riboflavin biosynthesis protein RibA produces MSDNPVTGEISNSKIAAVFDTAAAARDAATAAISAMDLHPTQVKVITPDEPDASIKLEPEGRGIWRTIVIAHLRLGLFGAAAGAIAFAIMMWIGVPFVVQSPVAAALVTIAFATVGGLMLGGLVAMRPDHDRYVDATRTAMAARRTTVIVHARSREEQQQAKDFMSGRGGDVTGTL; encoded by the coding sequence ATGTCAGACAACCCCGTCACCGGAGAAATCTCCAACAGCAAGATCGCCGCGGTGTTCGATACCGCCGCCGCCGCCCGCGACGCCGCGACCGCGGCGATCTCGGCGATGGACCTGCACCCGACCCAGGTGAAGGTCATCACCCCCGACGAGCCCGACGCCAGCATCAAGCTCGAGCCCGAGGGTCGCGGCATCTGGCGCACCATCGTGATCGCGCACCTGCGGCTGGGCCTGTTCGGCGCTGCCGCCGGTGCGATCGCATTCGCGATCATGATGTGGATCGGCGTGCCCTTCGTCGTGCAGTCGCCGGTTGCCGCCGCGCTCGTCACCATCGCCTTCGCCACGGTTGGTGGGCTCATGCTGGGTGGCCTGGTCGCCATGCGGCCCGACCACGACCGCTACGTGGATGCGACGCGCACGGCGATGGCGGCGCGCCGGACGACGGTCATCGTGCATGCGCGGTCCCGGGAGGAGCAGCAGCAGGCAAAGGATTTCATGAGCGGTCGCGGAGGCGACGTCACCGGCACGTTGTGA
- a CDS encoding DUF6151 family protein: MTIPFQCTCGQLRGEIDPRAVYVRAVCYCLDCQAYAHVLGREDVLDGQGGSDIIAMQPGGLRFTAGTDRLACLSLSPKGPLRWHSACCNMPIANTARTPALPYAGVLVACLATSAQALDAAFGPARTALNTDSAAGRVAATPVRTAAGIARIILGVVRAKLGRTRESPFFESRRSQPRVLTLQERAAATPPRRG; this comes from the coding sequence ATGACCATCCCGTTCCAGTGCACCTGCGGCCAGTTGCGTGGCGAGATCGATCCACGCGCCGTCTATGTCCGCGCGGTCTGCTATTGCCTTGACTGCCAGGCGTATGCGCATGTGCTCGGCCGCGAGGACGTACTCGACGGGCAGGGCGGCAGCGACATCATCGCAATGCAGCCCGGCGGCCTGCGCTTTACAGCGGGAACCGACCGCCTGGCCTGCCTGTCGTTGAGCCCCAAAGGGCCGCTGCGCTGGCATTCGGCCTGCTGCAACATGCCGATCGCCAACACCGCGCGTACCCCGGCCCTCCCGTACGCGGGCGTGCTGGTTGCGTGCCTGGCCACCAGTGCGCAGGCATTGGATGCCGCGTTCGGGCCGGCGCGGACCGCGCTCAATACCGACTCCGCAGCAGGGAGGGTCGCAGCGACGCCGGTACGAACGGCCGCCGGCATCGCCCGGATCATCCTTGGCGTGGTGCGGGCAAAGCTCGGCCGCACGCGTGAAAGTCCGTTCTTCGAAAGCCGTAGGTCACAGCCGCGGGTGCTGACGCTGCAGGAACGCGCCGCCGCGACGCCACCGCGCCGCGGCTGA